From a region of the Balaenoptera musculus isolate JJ_BM4_2016_0621 chromosome 15, mBalMus1.pri.v3, whole genome shotgun sequence genome:
- the DPM1 gene encoding dolichol-phosphate mannosyltransferase subunit 1 isoform X1, whose product MASGEASGPSPKSPREPEPRTPRQDKYSVLLPTYNERENLPLIVWLLVKSFSESGFNYEIIIIDDGSPDGTRDVAEQLEKIYGSDKILLRPREQKLGLGTAYIHGMKHATGNYIIIMDADLSHHPKFIPEFIRKQKEGNFDIVSGTRYKGNGGVYGWDLKRKIISRGANFITQILLRPGASDLTGSFRLYQKEVLQKLIEKCVSKGYVFQMEMIVRARQLNYTVGEVPISFVDRVYGESKLGGNEIVSFLKGLLTLFATT is encoded by the exons ATGGCCTCCGGGGAAGCGAGCGGACCGTCTCCTAAGTCTCCGCGGGAGCCAGAGCCGCGCACCCCGCGACAAGACAAGTATTCGGTGCTTTTGCCCACCTACAACGAGCGCGAGAACCTACCGCTCATTGTGTGGCTGCTGGTGAAGAGCTTCTCCGAGAG tggcTTCAACTATGAAATTATAATCATAGATGATGGAAGCCCAGATGGAACAAGGGATGTTGCTGAACAGTTGGAGAAGATCTATGGGTCAGACAAAATT CTTCTAAGACCACGGGAGCAAAAGTTGGGACTAG gaaCTGCATATATTCACGGGATGAAACATGCCACAGGAAACTACATAATCATTATGGATGCTGATCTCTCACACCAT CCAAAATTTATTCCTGAATTCATTAG gaAGCAAAAGGAGGGTAATTTTGACATTGTCTCTGGAACTCGCTACAAAGGAAATGGAGGTGTATATGGCTGggatttgaaaaggaaaataatcag CCGTGGGGCCAATTTTATAACTCAGATCTTGCTGAGACCAGGAGCGTCTGATTTAACAGGAAGTTTCAG GTTATACCAAAAAGAAGTTTTAcagaaattaatagaaaaatgtgtttctaaaGGCTACGTCTTCCAGATGGAGATGATTGTTCGGGCAAGACAGCTGAATTATACTGTTGGCGAG gTTCCAATATCATTTGTGGATCGTGTTTATGGTGAATCCAAGTTGGGAGGAAATGAAATAGTCTCTTTCTTGAAAGGACTATTGACTCTCTTTGCTACTACATAA
- the MOCS3 gene encoding adenylyltransferase and sulfurtransferase MOCS3, which translates to MAAREAVLTLQAEVAQREEELSSLKQRLAAALLAEQESERLVPVSPLPPKAALSRDEILRYSRQLVLPELGVQGQLRLATASVLVVGCGGLGCPLAQYLAAAGVGRLGLVDYDVVEVSNLARQVLHGEALAGQAKVFSAAATLRRLNSAVECVPYAQALTPATALDLVRRYDVVADCSDNVPTRYLVNDACVLTGRPLVSASALRFEGQLTVYHYGGGPCYRCVFPQPPPAETVTSCADGGVLGVVTGVLGCLQALEVLKIAAGLGPSYSGSLLLFDALGGHFRCIRLRKRRPDCAACGERPTVADLQDYESFCGSSATDKCRSLQLLGPEERISVVDYKRLLDSGSPHLLLDVRPPVEVDLCRLPHALHIPLKHLERRNAESLKLLGEAIREGKQGTQEGASLPIYVICKLGNDSQKAVKILQSWTDLDSLTVRDVVGGLMAWAAKIDATFPQY; encoded by the coding sequence ATGGCGGCCAGGGAGGCGGTGCTCACCTTGCAGGCTGAAGTTGCCCAGCGTGAGGAGGAGCTGAGTTCCCTAAAGCAGAGGCTGGCGGCGGCTCTTCTGGCCGAGCAGGAGTCAGAGCGGTTGGTTCCGGTGTCTCCCCTGCCGCCGAAGGCCGCCCTGTCCCGAGATGAGATTCTGCGCTACAGCCGGCAGCTCGTGCTGCCTGAGCTGGGCGTGCAGGGACAGCTGCGCCTGGCGACCGCGTCCGTGCTGGTCGTGGGCTGCGGGGGGCTCGGCTGCCCACTGGCGCAGTACCTGGCAGCGGCCGGCGTCGGCCGCCTGGGCCTTGTGGACTACGACGTAGTAGAAGTGAGCAACCTCGCCCGCCAGGTGCTGCACGGCGAGGCCCTGGCCGGCCAGGCCAAGGTCTTTTCGGCCGCCGCTACACTGCGCCGTCTCAATTCGGCGGTGGAGTGCGTGCCCTACGCCCAGGCGCTTACGCCAGCCACGGCGCTAGACCTGGTCCGCCGCTATGACGTGGTGGCTGATTGCTCCGACAACGTGCCCACTCGCTACCTGGTTAACGACGCCTGCGTGCTAACCGGCCGGCCCCTCGTGTCGGCCAGCGCCCTGCGCTTCGAGGGCCAACTCACAGTCTACCACTACGGCGGTGGGCCTTGCTATCGCTGCGTGTTTCCGCAACCACCTCCGGCCGAGACGGTGACCAGCTGCGCGGATGGCGGGGTGCTTGGTGTGGTTACCGGGGTCCTGGGCTGCCTGCAGGCGCTGGAAGTGTTGAAGATCGCTGCAGGTCTGGGCCCCTCTTATAGTGGCAGCCTGTTGCTCTTTGATGCCCTCGGAGGTCATTTCCGCTGTATTCGGCTGCGGAAGCGCAGGCCCGACTGTGCTGCTTGCGGGGAGCGGCCCACTGTGGCTGATCTGCAGGACTACGAAAGCTTCTGTGGCTCCTCGGCCACCGATAAGTGCCGCTCCCTCCAGTTGCTGGGCCCGGAGGAGCGAATTTCTGTCGTCGACTATAAGCGACTTCTGGATTCCGGGTCACCCCACCTGTTGCTGGACGTCAGGCCTCCAGTGGAGGTGGACCTGTGTCGGTTGCCTCACGCCCTACACATCCCTTTGAAACATTTGGAACGGAGGAATGCGGAGAGCCTGAAACTCTTGGGAGAAGCAATCCGGGAAGGGAAGCAGGGCACACAGGAAGGGGCATCTCTCCCCATTTATGTGATCTGCAAACTGGGCAATGACTCCCAGAAAGCCGTGAAGATCCTGCAGTCCTGGACAGACTTAGACTCTTTAACAGTTCGGGATGTTGTGGGAGGCCTCATGGCCTGGGCTGCCAAAATCGATGCAACGTTTCCGCAATACTGA
- the DPM1 gene encoding dolichol-phosphate mannosyltransferase subunit 1 isoform X2, whose translation MASGEASGPSPKSPREPEPRTPRQDKYSVLLPTYNERENLPLIVWLLVKSFSESGFNYEIIIIDDGSPDGTRDVAEQLEKIYGSDKILLRPREQKLGLGTAYIHGMKHATGNYIIIMDADLSHHPKFIPEFIRKQKEGNFDIVSGTRYKGNGGVYGWDLKRKIISSLVWLLVPLLTSPGLTHAVSFSWRLQDGLIHMFGSWYWLLAGPSQFSCMWPLTWEAGSASLHGILRAAPKSTKAATARTLES comes from the exons ATGGCCTCCGGGGAAGCGAGCGGACCGTCTCCTAAGTCTCCGCGGGAGCCAGAGCCGCGCACCCCGCGACAAGACAAGTATTCGGTGCTTTTGCCCACCTACAACGAGCGCGAGAACCTACCGCTCATTGTGTGGCTGCTGGTGAAGAGCTTCTCCGAGAG tggcTTCAACTATGAAATTATAATCATAGATGATGGAAGCCCAGATGGAACAAGGGATGTTGCTGAACAGTTGGAGAAGATCTATGGGTCAGACAAAATT CTTCTAAGACCACGGGAGCAAAAGTTGGGACTAG gaaCTGCATATATTCACGGGATGAAACATGCCACAGGAAACTACATAATCATTATGGATGCTGATCTCTCACACCAT CCAAAATTTATTCCTGAATTCATTAG gaAGCAAAAGGAGGGTAATTTTGACATTGTCTCTGGAACTCGCTACAAAGGAAATGGAGGTGTATATGGCTGggatttgaaaaggaaaataatcag ttctttgGTTTGGCTACTGGTTCCTCTGCTGACTTCACCTGGGCTCACTCATGCAGTTTCATTCAGCTGGAGGCTCCAAGATGGCCTCATTCATATGTTTGGCAGTTGGTACTGGTTGTTGGCTGGGCCATCTCAGTTCTCCTGCATGTGGCCGCTTACCTGGGAAGCTGGATCAGCTTCTTTACATGGCATCCTAAGGGCAGCACCCAAAAGTACCAAGGCTGCAACTGCAAGGACTCTTGAGTCCTAA